One window from the genome of Leptospira johnsonii encodes:
- a CDS encoding sugar transferase, with the protein MKRILEFSLALIALVVFSSALLGIFLLISVFDPGPVFFLQERVGSGKKRFRIWKFRTLKDGNPTFIGSFLRSTGLDELPQIWNILKGDMSIVGPRPLTEQDIVRLGWGVESLDRRWSVRPGITGLSQLYSGRGSKYSLCFDLSYLKRRSFILDVKIVILTLVMNLFGKKRIRNLLWTRLQKRDRGFFWGNWAKHFKKNADRPYPVVQEQVIGFIPQKRLPVAKSLAIFQLGEAGEGRIAKDIDHINIYGVDPNYREALKLFVKEEGRHARILGDCVRALRGELIQSNWTEKLFHFGRRLLGTRLKLMVLLVAEVIGICFYKKIAEKIPFGSVKNALLHIAEDEEKHLIFHSTFFKIRLKNPITRFLFKILWRFLSFAACISVLMDHRKTFKALEISIKDCYFQFKKISRTTERKILQTFFV; encoded by the coding sequence ATGAAACGAATTTTAGAATTTTCTTTGGCTTTGATAGCGCTCGTCGTATTTTCCTCGGCTTTGCTTGGGATCTTTTTACTGATCTCTGTCTTTGATCCTGGTCCGGTTTTTTTCCTACAAGAAAGGGTAGGTTCAGGAAAGAAGAGATTTCGGATCTGGAAATTCAGGACCTTAAAGGACGGGAATCCAACTTTTATAGGTTCTTTTTTGAGAAGTACTGGTTTGGACGAACTTCCTCAGATCTGGAATATTTTAAAAGGGGATATGAGTATTGTGGGGCCCAGGCCATTAACCGAACAAGATATTGTCCGATTGGGTTGGGGAGTAGAAAGTTTAGATCGGAGATGGTCGGTTCGTCCAGGGATCACCGGACTGTCTCAATTATATTCAGGAAGAGGGTCAAAATATTCTCTTTGTTTCGATCTTTCATATCTGAAAAGAAGAAGTTTCATCTTAGATGTTAAGATCGTAATATTAACCTTAGTGATGAATCTTTTCGGTAAGAAAAGAATTAGAAATTTATTATGGACTCGACTTCAGAAAAGGGATCGAGGCTTTTTTTGGGGAAATTGGGCAAAACATTTTAAGAAAAATGCGGATCGTCCCTATCCTGTTGTACAAGAACAGGTCATTGGGTTTATTCCTCAAAAACGACTCCCGGTCGCTAAATCTTTGGCAATCTTTCAGTTGGGAGAAGCGGGCGAAGGTAGGATCGCAAAAGATATAGATCATATAAATATTTATGGAGTGGATCCGAATTATAGAGAAGCGCTTAAACTTTTCGTAAAAGAAGAAGGTAGACATGCGCGTATCTTAGGGGACTGCGTTCGCGCCTTAAGAGGAGAACTGATCCAAAGTAATTGGACCGAGAAACTTTTTCATTTTGGCAGAAGGCTTTTAGGAACCAGACTCAAACTGATGGTACTATTGGTCGCAGAAGTGATCGGGATCTGCTTTTACAAAAAGATCGCAGAAAAAATCCCGTTCGGTTCCGTGAAGAATGCCTTACTTCATATCGCGGAAGATGAAGAAAAACATCTGATCTTTCATAGTACATTTTTTAAGATCCGACTCAAAAATCCGATCACTCGATTTCTTTTCAAGATACTATGGAGGTTTCTCTCTTTTGCGGCTTGTATTTCGGTTTTAATGGATCATCGAAAAACATTCAAAGCTTTAGAAATTTCGATCAAAGATTGTTATTTTCAATTTAAGAAGATTTCCCGAACCACGGAGAGAAAGATACTCCAAACATTTTTCGTTTGA
- a CDS encoding response regulator transcription factor → MKAEPIKILVAEDNLKLRKAMISGLEESGKIRSVFDCESGEEAIRYCLEGDTDVLLLDVRLAGKLNGIETIISIRKEFPRKPVVIYSIQDSDEYFRTFRSSGILSHYAYVRKSNYLLPQMVIPLIRLAYDGKSFIDPEIESRVTEVREKDENSPLAVLEPNERSVAEMLAKGFSNEQIAQHFGFKDKRTISRINGQIYSAWGLNETNSDEKVARTRAALIVLSNRFLEWEEDEKIFYRNSTGERIPWTPNFDNRS, encoded by the coding sequence ATGAAAGCCGAACCTATCAAGATACTGGTTGCGGAAGACAATCTGAAACTCAGAAAAGCGATGATCTCCGGCTTGGAAGAATCCGGAAAAATAAGATCCGTATTCGACTGCGAATCAGGAGAAGAGGCAATTCGTTATTGTTTAGAAGGAGACACAGACGTTCTTCTCTTAGATGTAAGACTCGCGGGAAAATTAAACGGAATAGAAACCATTATTTCCATCCGGAAGGAATTCCCGCGTAAACCGGTAGTCATCTATTCTATACAAGACAGCGACGAATACTTTAGGACTTTCAGAAGTTCCGGGATCTTAAGCCATTACGCTTACGTTCGAAAATCAAATTATCTTCTTCCTCAAATGGTGATCCCACTCATTCGATTAGCTTACGATGGAAAAAGTTTTATAGATCCTGAAATCGAATCCAGGGTTACAGAAGTCAGGGAAAAGGACGAAAATTCTCCTTTAGCAGTATTAGAACCCAACGAAAGGTCCGTGGCAGAAATGTTGGCCAAAGGATTTAGTAATGAACAGATTGCACAACATTTCGGATTCAAGGACAAAAGAACGATCAGCAGGATCAACGGTCAGATCTACTCCGCCTGGGGATTAAATGAAACAAACTCCGATGAAAAAGTAGCCCGCACAAGAGCGGCACTCATCGTATTATCGAATCGTTTTTTAGAATGGGAAGAAGACGAAAAAATTTTTTATAGGAATTCTACCGGAGAAAGGATTCCTTGGACACCTAACTTTGACAATAGATCTTGA
- a CDS encoding sensor histidine kinase has protein sequence MEKKNAAAYFSIFTLFVSSLLFSFSAILGQNGFLVVSSYPILYFFPGLVLLILIPFGWFVVIVWFFGFLRKKWVFLFLFYILSFCQLIAISILLIHNPGKTWNISLFEYWKFVPFSFKSAYLIYIFVCVSLSLLCLFLFKISDNSLSELGRQKAIPFLRLVGFSLLGVVLLVSVLFVGEEFGIIENLILKAEKEPKYFYGFILCIQALICISILALGWALTSYEILTGRILPKISLKQEWKNSVYTSLALSSFYFLLAKLGYPKAEIFIVFSYSFFLSRFFTVRKNKLVSSNQNEVLKKILSSGSVKLSFGYLCKDVLEATKAALVFRGKIPYFSDTNVHYPQDIPQETFDFSKVAPHPENPNIQYLDKDRFSGFVILVKVESVLSGDAYLILGQKENGGLFAEEEIEIARITGTWLVHSLFLEETGNILEELQRKKIQEQRLSDQKTRQILHDDILPEIHSLILEISNEKSGRLNSQHANSLAELHKRISSLLREMSDTGLEISRIGLVPMLERLQDSEAKDSNLIWEIDPNINSQTENYPPEVKEVLYYAFRESLRNAIKHSGEVRSKIFIRIQYQNGLFIQIKNEIGKDLMPVSSSGQGLKIHSALLRIFHGSLTLEFSNSKEAIIRIFLPSPQN, from the coding sequence TTGGAAAAGAAAAACGCGGCTGCTTATTTCAGTATTTTTACTCTGTTCGTCTCTTCCTTATTATTCTCTTTCTCAGCGATCCTCGGCCAGAACGGATTCTTGGTTGTTTCCTCTTATCCTATCTTGTATTTTTTTCCGGGACTGGTCTTATTGATACTCATCCCATTCGGATGGTTCGTTGTAATCGTTTGGTTTTTCGGGTTTTTAAGAAAGAAGTGGGTTTTTCTTTTTCTATTCTACATTCTTTCATTTTGCCAATTAATTGCGATCTCAATCTTACTTATCCATAATCCGGGCAAAACATGGAATATCAGTTTATTTGAATATTGGAAATTTGTACCATTCTCATTCAAATCCGCTTACTTAATTTATATTTTTGTATGTGTTTCTCTTTCGCTACTTTGCCTCTTTCTATTCAAAATTTCAGATAACAGTCTTTCCGAGTTAGGAAGACAAAAAGCGATCCCTTTTTTAAGGTTAGTTGGATTCTCTCTCTTAGGGGTGGTCTTGTTGGTTTCCGTTCTATTCGTTGGAGAGGAATTCGGGATTATAGAAAATCTGATCTTAAAAGCGGAAAAAGAGCCCAAATACTTTTACGGATTCATACTTTGTATCCAAGCGTTGATCTGCATCTCCATTCTAGCTTTAGGCTGGGCCTTAACTTCGTATGAAATACTTACGGGAAGGATCTTACCTAAGATCAGCTTAAAACAAGAATGGAAAAATTCTGTCTACACGTCTTTAGCACTTTCTTCATTCTATTTTCTATTAGCAAAACTTGGATATCCTAAAGCTGAAATATTTATCGTATTCTCCTATTCATTCTTCCTTTCCCGATTTTTTACGGTTAGAAAAAACAAACTGGTAAGTTCCAACCAAAACGAAGTATTAAAAAAGATCTTATCTTCCGGCTCGGTCAAATTATCTTTCGGATATTTATGCAAGGATGTATTGGAAGCAACTAAAGCTGCGTTGGTTTTTCGAGGAAAAATCCCTTACTTCTCAGATACAAATGTCCATTATCCTCAAGATATTCCGCAGGAAACATTCGATTTTTCTAAGGTTGCTCCCCATCCGGAAAATCCAAACATTCAATACTTAGATAAAGATCGCTTTTCCGGCTTTGTGATCCTAGTAAAAGTAGAGAGCGTCCTTTCTGGAGACGCCTACTTAATCTTGGGTCAAAAAGAAAACGGAGGATTATTTGCAGAGGAGGAAATCGAGATTGCAAGGATCACAGGAACCTGGCTAGTACATTCTCTATTTTTGGAAGAAACAGGCAATATTCTGGAAGAACTTCAAAGAAAGAAAATACAAGAGCAAAGACTTTCCGACCAAAAGACCAGACAGATCCTTCACGATGATATACTTCCAGAGATACATTCTCTTATTTTAGAAATCTCCAACGAAAAGTCAGGAAGGCTCAATTCCCAACATGCAAATTCACTTGCTGAACTTCATAAAAGGATCTCTTCCTTATTAAGAGAAATGTCTGATACCGGTTTGGAAATTTCTAGGATCGGCTTAGTTCCAATGCTAGAAAGACTGCAGGATTCAGAAGCTAAAGATTCTAATTTAATTTGGGAAATAGATCCAAATATAAATTCTCAAACAGAAAACTATCCTCCCGAAGTGAAGGAAGTTTTGTATTATGCATTCAGAGAATCCTTACGTAACGCGATAAAACATTCGGGAGAAGTCCGATCGAAGATCTTTATTCGTATTCAATATCAGAACGGCTTATTTATCCAGATCAAAAATGAAATAGGAAAAGATCTTATGCCCGTAAGTTCCTCCGGCCAAGGACTGAAAATACATAGCGCACTTTTGAGAATCTTTCACGGATCTTTGACATTGGAGTTCTCTAATTCTAAGGAAGCTATAATCCGGATCTTTCTTCCTTCTCCCCAAAATTAA
- a CDS encoding flavin-containing monooxygenase, translating into MQSRNKKEKSISIAIVGTGFGGLCAAIQLKKNGFHNFVIYEKSNSVGGTWRENTYPGAACDVPSHLYSFSFEPNPNWPRKYSAQPEILSYLKHCAEKYGILPHIRFGIEIKSADWDDPSRVWKIKTSHNETLEHDVFISAVGQLNRPALPTIKGLESFKGKIFHSANWDPAYNFSGKKIAAIGTGASAIQFIPQIVNQGAEVTVFQRTAPWVVPKPDRKYWSFEKFLFKYLPGFRLLHRFQIYIWNEIRMIAFQKNNHANQIVKWMSLSHMKKFVKDPELRKILTPDYPAGCKRILLSNDYYEALAKPNTKVLSESIQEVNQDGIITKKGLQKFDAIVFGTGFKATEFLSPMKVKGTKNQDLNEVWKNGAEAYLGVTVAGFPNFYILYGPNTNLAHNSIVYMIEAQVRYIISALNEMDKNGIQALIPKVRSMQKYNASLNKKFDKFVWDTGCNNWYINSSGKNTNNWPGHTYEYSYRTRKIDLSEYDILSA; encoded by the coding sequence ATGCAGTCACGAAACAAAAAAGAAAAGTCGATCTCTATAGCAATCGTAGGTACGGGCTTTGGAGGTTTATGTGCTGCAATACAACTTAAGAAAAACGGATTTCACAATTTCGTAATTTATGAAAAATCAAATTCCGTAGGAGGCACTTGGAGAGAAAACACCTATCCAGGAGCAGCATGCGATGTGCCTTCTCATCTTTATTCTTTTTCTTTCGAACCGAATCCTAACTGGCCAAGGAAATATTCCGCCCAGCCTGAAATACTTTCTTACTTAAAACATTGTGCCGAAAAATACGGGATACTTCCTCATATCCGTTTTGGTATCGAGATAAAATCTGCCGATTGGGATGATCCTTCCCGAGTTTGGAAAATCAAAACTTCTCATAATGAGACCTTAGAGCATGACGTTTTTATTTCTGCAGTAGGACAATTAAATCGTCCTGCCCTTCCTACTATCAAAGGTTTGGAAAGTTTTAAAGGCAAAATCTTCCATTCTGCAAATTGGGATCCTGCTTATAATTTTTCAGGGAAGAAGATAGCCGCCATCGGAACCGGTGCGAGCGCTATACAATTCATTCCACAGATCGTGAACCAAGGAGCCGAGGTAACCGTTTTCCAAAGAACTGCACCCTGGGTGGTTCCTAAACCGGATCGTAAATATTGGAGTTTCGAAAAGTTTCTGTTTAAGTATCTTCCCGGGTTTAGACTATTACATAGATTTCAGATCTATATTTGGAACGAGATCAGAATGATCGCATTCCAAAAGAATAATCATGCCAACCAGATCGTAAAATGGATGAGTCTTTCTCACATGAAAAAATTCGTCAAGGATCCGGAACTACGTAAAATTCTGACTCCGGATTATCCAGCAGGATGCAAACGTATCCTTCTTTCCAACGATTATTACGAAGCATTAGCAAAACCGAATACAAAAGTTCTTTCTGAATCCATCCAAGAAGTAAATCAGGACGGGATCATAACCAAGAAAGGTCTCCAAAAATTCGATGCAATCGTTTTTGGAACAGGATTTAAGGCCACCGAGTTTCTATCTCCCATGAAAGTAAAAGGAACGAAAAACCAAGATCTGAACGAGGTTTGGAAGAATGGTGCGGAAGCTTATCTAGGTGTTACCGTAGCAGGTTTTCCGAATTTTTATATTTTATACGGACCGAATACGAACCTAGCTCATAATTCCATCGTGTATATGATAGAAGCCCAAGTCCGTTACATCATTTCTGCTTTGAATGAAATGGATAAAAATGGGATCCAAGCGTTGATCCCTAAGGTTCGTAGTATGCAAAAATATAATGCATCTTTAAATAAAAAATTCGATAAATTCGTTTGGGACACAGGATGTAATAACTGGTACATCAATTCTTCCGGTAAGAACACGAACAACTGGCCCGGTCATACTTACGAATATTCGTATAGAACGAGAAAAATCGATCTGTCAGAATATGATATTCTCTCTGCTTGA
- a CDS encoding TetR/AcrR family transcriptional regulator, whose protein sequence is MPVKNKRRQQQGPGRPFKKDKITVREDLIFAGTELLKTTPLEEISLRKVAALAGVSHAASYHHFESKNALLAAIAERGFQKYFSEYQKELEKTDNNFIGRFRALGWTYIQFILNNQQFARIMFGGVDLKLHPTLSAVSRRTYRQLHEIIRMGQRLGAIKPGQTREKTVASWSMIHGIAMLFLEGRIKPQKNKEEMKKFILSVIECAYTGMTLPPPEVG, encoded by the coding sequence ATGCCCGTAAAGAATAAACGCCGCCAACAACAGGGACCGGGAAGGCCGTTTAAGAAAGACAAGATCACTGTCAGGGAGGATCTTATATTCGCGGGCACTGAATTATTAAAGACGACACCTCTCGAAGAGATCTCTTTACGAAAAGTTGCGGCGCTTGCAGGTGTGAGTCATGCAGCATCTTATCATCATTTCGAAAGCAAAAACGCTCTGCTTGCTGCGATCGCAGAAAGAGGATTTCAGAAATATTTTTCCGAATACCAGAAGGAGCTCGAAAAAACGGATAATAATTTTATAGGACGTTTCCGTGCTTTGGGTTGGACCTATATTCAGTTTATTTTGAACAATCAGCAATTTGCTAGGATCATGTTCGGTGGTGTAGATCTAAAATTACATCCAACATTGTCCGCAGTTTCTAGAAGAACGTATCGGCAATTGCATGAGATCATCCGTATGGGGCAGAGGTTGGGGGCGATCAAGCCGGGGCAAACACGCGAGAAAACTGTGGCTTCCTGGTCTATGATCCATGGGATCGCTATGCTATTTTTGGAAGGAAGGATAAAACCTCAAAAAAACAAAGAGGAGATGAAAAAATTTATCTTGTCCGTGATAGAGTGTGCATACACCGGAATGACTCTGCCACCTCCCGAAGTAGGGTAA
- a CDS encoding oxidoreductase gives MERAFQPINIGRFTLPNRFVMGSMHLGLEGKTETAERMAAFYGKRFEGGVGLIVTGGISVNEEGRGSKHFFNIQKEEHAAELKKMNDLLNGSGTMCAQLFHAGRYAFDRNCVGPSAIRAPINRYIPRSLTEEECWKTAEDFGIAAKLARETGFGAVEIMGSEGYLINQFFSPVTNHRNDHFGGDHKKRMNMAVEVLRAVKRNLPEGFPIIFRMSGIDLIPGNPTFEEVCDLAKTLQEEGVSALNIGIGWHESRIPTISQLVPRGAWANIAGRIKEKTPGIPIIASNRVNDPITAQRIFDNDQADIISMARPFLADPFIVKKIRTGMSDRINTCIACNQSCLDHAFIDKSVSCLVNPQAVNELDYEIDPNVKPQKVVVIGSGPGGLEAARASASFGHKVILLEKAEQLGGQFLLASNIPGKSEFKETLRYFRNELPALGVDIRLNTNCDLKLLEELDPDAIIFATGVTPREFTLPGIDILPVGNYTEYLTGKFKAGKKVAVIGGGGIGVDVAHKLTEENDPSLESYSKKYNIDSFTKVAIQPHKSERDVAIFRRSGKHGAGLGPTTFWALKQELEASGVEFFQGLNYKEITKEGLKVTLKNGEEILYPCDSLILCVGQEKESSLYETYKSLHPQKQIFVIGGAKNSKGIDAERAFLEGLNAAHSIGKENRVSATA, from the coding sequence ATGGAAAGGGCTTTTCAACCCATAAATATAGGAAGGTTTACTCTTCCGAACCGATTCGTAATGGGATCTATGCACCTCGGACTCGAAGGTAAAACGGAAACCGCAGAAAGAATGGCGGCATTTTACGGAAAACGATTTGAAGGTGGCGTCGGCCTTATAGTCACCGGCGGAATAAGCGTGAACGAGGAAGGACGAGGATCGAAACACTTCTTCAATATACAAAAGGAAGAGCACGCAGCCGAATTAAAAAAGATGAATGATCTTCTTAACGGAAGCGGAACTATGTGCGCCCAACTTTTCCACGCAGGACGTTATGCATTTGATAGAAACTGCGTAGGCCCTTCTGCCATCCGTGCTCCTATCAATAGATATATTCCTAGATCCCTCACAGAAGAGGAATGCTGGAAGACTGCAGAAGATTTCGGGATCGCCGCAAAGCTCGCAAGAGAAACAGGATTCGGAGCTGTAGAAATTATGGGAAGCGAAGGATATCTCATTAACCAGTTCTTCTCTCCGGTTACAAATCATAGAAACGATCATTTCGGAGGGGATCACAAAAAGAGAATGAATATGGCAGTCGAAGTTCTTCGGGCAGTCAAAAGAAATCTTCCGGAAGGTTTTCCGATCATTTTCAGAATGTCTGGAATCGATCTCATTCCTGGAAATCCAACTTTCGAAGAAGTATGCGATCTAGCCAAAACACTTCAAGAAGAAGGAGTATCCGCTTTGAATATTGGGATCGGATGGCATGAATCAAGGATACCCACTATTAGCCAGTTAGTTCCAAGAGGAGCCTGGGCAAACATTGCAGGACGGATCAAAGAAAAAACTCCCGGTATTCCTATCATTGCATCCAACAGAGTAAACGATCCGATCACTGCACAAAGAATTTTTGATAATGATCAGGCAGATATAATTTCCATGGCGAGGCCTTTTCTCGCAGATCCGTTTATCGTAAAAAAAATCAGAACAGGTATGTCAGATCGGATCAACACATGTATTGCATGTAACCAATCCTGTCTAGACCATGCTTTCATAGATAAATCGGTTTCCTGTCTAGTCAATCCGCAAGCTGTCAATGAATTGGACTACGAAATCGATCCTAATGTGAAACCGCAAAAAGTTGTGGTGATCGGATCGGGCCCGGGAGGGTTAGAAGCTGCGAGGGCAAGCGCCTCTTTCGGTCACAAAGTTATACTCCTCGAAAAAGCGGAGCAGTTAGGAGGACAGTTCCTACTTGCTTCTAATATCCCAGGCAAATCTGAATTCAAAGAGACCCTTCGTTATTTTAGAAACGAACTTCCGGCACTCGGAGTGGATATTCGCTTAAATACAAATTGTGACCTAAAGCTACTTGAAGAATTAGATCCGGATGCGATTATATTTGCAACAGGCGTTACCCCAAGAGAATTTACTTTACCTGGCATTGATATTCTTCCGGTCGGAAATTATACTGAGTATCTGACTGGGAAATTCAAAGCGGGAAAAAAAGTGGCAGTGATCGGTGGTGGCGGGATTGGTGTTGATGTGGCTCATAAGCTAACTGAAGAAAACGATCCTAGTCTCGAATCTTATTCAAAAAAATATAATATTGATTCGTTTACGAAGGTCGCTATCCAACCTCACAAATCGGAAAGAGATGTTGCGATTTTTAGGAGAAGCGGAAAACATGGTGCGGGTTTGGGACCTACTACATTTTGGGCTCTCAAACAGGAATTAGAAGCATCCGGCGTAGAATTCTTTCAGGGACTTAACTATAAAGAAATCACGAAAGAAGGTCTTAAGGTGACTTTGAAAAACGGAGAGGAGATTCTTTATCCATGCGATTCTCTAATCCTTTGTGTGGGACAGGAAAAAGAAAGTTCTCTATATGAGACCTATAAATCTTTGCACCCGCAAAAGCAAATATTCGTTATCGGTGGAGCAAAGAACTCCAAAGGAATTGATGCAGAGAGAGCCTTTCTAGAAGGATTGAATGCCGCACACAGTATAGGAAAGGAAAACAGAGTCTCTGCGACAGCATAG